Proteins encoded in a region of the Wenzhouxiangella sp. XN201 genome:
- the cydB gene encoding cytochrome d ubiquinol oxidase subunit II: MFDLTLIWIVIIGISVFMYVLMDGFDLGVGILFPFAPDDSARDDLMNSVAPVWDGNETWLVLGGTGLLAAFPMIYGVFLPALYIGVFLLLAGLIFRGIAFEFRFKSGSNRHWWDRSFSIGSTVAAFAQGAVVGAYIQGFEVEGFSYVGGAFDWLTPFTVMTGIGVVAGYALLGATWAILKTQGETRDWAYRIAPTLLAVVMGFFLLVSIWTPLASEHVRARWFDQVSLLWAFPALTVAMAAWTLHKLRQRSDAAPFIGSMILFALFYFGLLASMWPYAVPPEHTFWDAASDPGSQLFLLLGMLFLLPIILGYTAWSYWVFRGKVRPGEGYGH; encoded by the coding sequence ATGTTCGACCTGACCCTGATCTGGATCGTCATCATCGGTATCAGCGTGTTCATGTACGTCCTCATGGACGGCTTCGACCTCGGTGTCGGCATTCTCTTCCCCTTCGCGCCCGACGACTCGGCGCGCGACGACCTGATGAATTCTGTCGCCCCGGTTTGGGATGGCAACGAGACCTGGCTGGTTCTCGGCGGCACCGGACTGCTGGCTGCCTTTCCGATGATCTACGGGGTGTTCCTGCCGGCGCTCTACATCGGCGTATTCCTGTTGCTGGCCGGCCTGATCTTTCGCGGCATTGCCTTCGAGTTCCGTTTCAAGTCCGGCAGCAACCGGCACTGGTGGGATCGCTCCTTTTCGATCGGCTCGACCGTCGCCGCCTTCGCCCAGGGCGCGGTGGTCGGGGCCTATATCCAGGGCTTCGAGGTTGAAGGTTTTTCCTATGTCGGCGGCGCCTTCGACTGGCTGACCCCGTTTACGGTCATGACCGGAATCGGGGTAGTCGCCGGCTATGCCCTGCTGGGCGCGACCTGGGCCATTCTCAAGACCCAGGGCGAAACCCGCGACTGGGCCTACCGCATCGCGCCAACGCTGCTGGCCGTGGTGATGGGCTTCTTCCTCCTGGTCAGCATCTGGACACCACTGGCGAGCGAACACGTGCGGGCGCGCTGGTTCGACCAGGTTTCGCTGTTATGGGCATTCCCCGCATTGACCGTCGCCATGGCCGCCTGGACCCTGCACAAGCTCCGGCAGCGCTCGGACGCTGCGCCCTTCATTGGTTCGATGATCCTTTTTGCCCTGTTCTACTTCGGTCTGCTGGCTTCCATGTGGCCCTACGCCGTTCCGCCGGAGCACACGTTCTGGGACGCCGCCTCCGATCCGGGCAGCCAGCTCTTTCTCCTGCTGGGCATGCTGTTCCTGTTGCCCATCATTCTCGGCTATACCGCCTGGTCCTACTGGGTGTTCCGCGGCAAGGTCCGTCCGGGTGAGGGCTACGGGCACTGA
- a CDS encoding cytochrome ubiquinol oxidase subunit I, with product MELDPLLLSRIQFAFVVSFHAIFPVFTIGLATYIAVLESLHYRTGHPDYLRLSIFWTRVFALVFGMGVVSGIVMSFQFGTNWSTFSYQAANFIGPVLSYEVVTAFFLEATFLGVLLFGRNKVPPGVHLFAACMVAIGTFISSFWILAANSWMQTPAGVELVDGTVKITSWGEAIFNASLPYRFAHMGLASFITGGFVVAGVSAWYLLRNRHRSTAMTALKMSLPMLAVITPLQLLVGDLHGLNTLENQPVKVAAMEGHWETQQGAPLILFAIPDSSAEENHLEVAIPYLGSLILTHSLDGEVLGLKSVPAEDRPPVGIVFWSFRVMVGLGMIFIGVSLLGAMQLLRGRLEHSPRLLRVISWMIPLPFMAVLAGWFVTEVGRQPWIIHGLMRTSEGITPSLSGWMVLATLIGYITVYTIVFAAGLTYLRRVILAGPEPGPGEHENRSAHAKRPWSAVGGTSDERPAQERS from the coding sequence ATGGAACTTGACCCCCTGCTGCTGTCGAGAATCCAGTTCGCCTTCGTGGTGTCCTTCCACGCCATCTTTCCGGTTTTCACGATCGGTCTGGCCACCTACATCGCGGTTCTCGAAAGCCTTCACTACCGCACCGGTCACCCGGACTACCTGCGCCTATCAATATTCTGGACAAGGGTGTTCGCCCTGGTGTTCGGCATGGGCGTGGTCTCGGGGATCGTCATGTCGTTCCAGTTCGGCACCAACTGGAGCACCTTCTCCTACCAGGCCGCAAATTTCATCGGCCCGGTACTCAGTTACGAGGTCGTCACCGCTTTTTTCCTGGAAGCCACCTTCCTCGGAGTGCTGCTCTTTGGCCGCAACAAGGTGCCACCGGGAGTCCACCTATTCGCGGCCTGCATGGTTGCGATCGGCACCTTCATCTCGAGTTTCTGGATCCTGGCGGCCAACAGCTGGATGCAAACGCCGGCTGGCGTCGAACTCGTCGACGGCACCGTAAAGATCACTTCCTGGGGTGAGGCCATTTTCAACGCCTCTCTCCCTTACCGGTTCGCCCATATGGGTCTGGCTTCGTTCATTACCGGCGGTTTCGTGGTCGCCGGCGTCAGCGCCTGGTACCTGCTTCGGAATCGCCACCGTAGTACCGCCATGACGGCGTTGAAGATGAGCCTGCCGATGCTGGCCGTGATTACTCCCCTGCAACTTCTGGTCGGCGACCTGCATGGACTCAATACCCTGGAAAACCAGCCCGTGAAGGTTGCCGCCATGGAAGGCCACTGGGAAACCCAACAGGGCGCGCCGCTGATTCTTTTCGCCATTCCCGATTCATCGGCCGAGGAGAACCACCTTGAGGTTGCCATTCCCTACCTGGGCAGCCTGATCCTGACCCACAGTCTCGACGGCGAGGTCCTGGGCCTCAAGTCGGTGCCAGCCGAAGATCGACCCCCGGTGGGCATCGTCTTCTGGAGCTTCCGGGTCATGGTCGGCCTGGGTATGATCTTCATCGGCGTCTCGCTACTTGGCGCCATGCAACTCCTGCGCGGGAGGCTGGAGCACTCGCCGCGCCTGCTCAGGGTCATCTCCTGGATGATCCCCCTCCCCTTCATGGCTGTTCTGGCTGGCTGGTTCGTGACCGAGGTCGGCCGTCAACCCTGGATCATCCACGGTCTCATGCGCACCAGCGAGGGCATCACGCCTTCGTTGAGCGGCTGGATGGTGCTGGCGACCCTGATCGGCTACATCACCGTCTATACGATCGTCTTCGCCGCCGGACTCACCTACCTGCGCCGGGTGATCCTGGCCGGCCCGGAACCCGGGCCGGGTGAGCACGAGAACCGCTCGGCCCATGCCAAGCGACCCTGGTCGGCCGTGGGCGGGACCTCGGACGAGCGCCCGGCACAAGAGAGGAGCTGA
- the prfA gene encoding peptide chain release factor 1 has product MNEGMRQRLAEADERFEELEHLLSSPDIIADRQQFERLSREYAELEPVVQVWQKFRDNETATGEAREMFEGSDGEMRQLARDELEALEAETETLEERLQKLLLPRDPNDERNIFLEIRAGTGGQEAGLFAGDLLRMYTRYAERRNWKVEIMSAQENEAGGYREVIARVIGKGAWSRLKFESGVHRVQRVPETESQGRIHTSACTVAILPEADDVEAVDVDANDLRVDTYRSSGAGGQHVNTTDSAIRITHLPTGIVVECQDERSQHKNRARAMSLLSARLLEAQVRQQKDERAAERKLQVGSGDRSERIRTYNFPQGRVTDHRINLTLYDLDKIIDGEIDAIVDPLIETHQAELLAELTAH; this is encoded by the coding sequence ATGAATGAAGGCATGCGGCAACGCCTGGCCGAAGCCGACGAGCGATTCGAGGAGCTCGAACACCTGCTCTCCAGCCCCGACATCATCGCCGATCGTCAACAGTTCGAGCGGCTCTCGCGCGAGTACGCTGAACTCGAACCCGTCGTCCAGGTCTGGCAGAAATTTCGCGACAACGAGACGGCCACGGGCGAGGCACGTGAAATGTTCGAGGGGAGCGACGGCGAGATGCGTCAGCTGGCGCGTGACGAGCTCGAAGCGCTGGAGGCCGAAACCGAAACGCTGGAGGAACGGCTGCAGAAGCTGTTGCTGCCGCGCGACCCCAACGACGAGCGCAACATCTTTCTCGAGATTCGCGCCGGCACGGGTGGACAGGAAGCCGGCCTGTTCGCCGGCGACCTGTTGCGGATGTACACCCGCTATGCCGAGCGACGCAACTGGAAGGTGGAAATCATGTCGGCCCAGGAAAACGAGGCCGGCGGCTATCGGGAAGTCATCGCACGCGTCATCGGCAAGGGCGCGTGGTCACGGCTGAAATTCGAGTCGGGCGTACACCGCGTCCAGCGAGTACCCGAAACCGAATCCCAGGGCCGCATCCACACCTCGGCGTGCACCGTGGCGATCCTGCCCGAGGCCGATGATGTCGAAGCGGTCGACGTGGATGCCAACGACCTGCGCGTCGACACCTATCGCTCGTCCGGCGCCGGTGGTCAGCACGTCAACACGACCGACTCGGCCATCCGTATCACCCACCTGCCCACCGGCATCGTGGTCGAGTGCCAGGACGAGCGCTCGCAGCACAAAAACCGAGCCCGCGCCATGAGCCTGCTCAGCGCCCGGCTGCTGGAAGCTCAGGTACGGCAGCAAAAGGACGAGCGCGCGGCCGAGCGCAAGCTCCAGGTGGGCTCGGGCGACCGCTCCGAACGTATCCGCACCTACAACTTTCCGCAGGGCCGGGTCACGGACCACCGAATCAACCTGACCTTGTATGATCTGGACAAAATCATCGACGGGGAGATCGACGCGATCGTCGACCCGCTGATAGAAACCCACCAGGCTGAACTTCTGGCCGAACTGACGGCACACTGA
- a CDS encoding secondary thiamine-phosphate synthase enzyme YjbQ has product MHQTELTIETAGRDTLDITEQIAREVVASGIETGLCHVFLKHTSASLLINENADPDVQRDLETFFADLVPDGDPRFRHDAEGADDMAAHVRLALTHSDLTIPVTAGRLALGTWQGIFLWEHRYRPHSRHIVVTIR; this is encoded by the coding sequence ATGCACCAGACCGAACTGACGATCGAAACGGCCGGGCGCGACACCCTCGACATCACTGAGCAGATCGCCCGAGAAGTCGTCGCCAGCGGCATCGAAACCGGCCTGTGCCATGTCTTCCTAAAGCACACTTCGGCCTCGCTTCTGATCAACGAGAACGCCGACCCGGACGTGCAGCGCGACCTGGAAACCTTCTTCGCCGACCTGGTGCCCGACGGCGACCCGCGCTTTCGGCACGATGCTGAAGGGGCCGACGACATGGCCGCGCACGTGCGCCTGGCGCTGACGCACTCGGACCTGACCATCCCGGTCACGGCCGGCCGGCTGGCCCTCGGTACCTGGCAGGGCATTTTCCTTTGGGAGCACCGCTACCGGCCCCACAGCCGCCACATCGTGGTCACGATCCGATGA